One window of Staphylococcus chromogenes genomic DNA carries:
- the asp2 gene encoding accessory Sec system protein Asp2 yields MARKFRVLQIGGHDYGPHFEDDKNTDWDYLNPQIFSNYEDYKRAVKDTIYVHGQFNLIFVQTPFSEGLMETLEVASQPYTTYVDSQFWDDQFEAHPLVTQRIIRPLEYKDLNDLYEKLKSVTFSGQYGDKLSPKFCMVNPSFQGTADYVGNKALVLSGDFGEEMTPILSWQKHLFYDEGKVIQVWPEFTLSGNVEVEFVFRLISSGTAENIVEEFVSSHHDLATPLEIPRRTHDAYIVLSARAKGQGTFEMGAMHKRWSRLEMGQFILGGQRYADANRDEFIHYFNPGDMKPPLNVYFSGYRSAEGFEGYFMMNRFKAPFILIGDPRIEGGAFYLGSEEYESAIKQVIQDGLDRLGFAPDELILSGLSMGSFGALYYGTQLNPAGIVVGKPLINIGTVAENMPLLRPEDFGTALDVLLKNESGLKQEDIDRLNQKFWQKIEAADFSNTTFAISYMQHDDYDMHAFDMLLPILTRQHARVMSRGVPGRHNDDSPTITSWFVNFYNIILESRFGRVTQRAK; encoded by the coding sequence ATGGCGCGTAAATTTAGAGTGCTCCAAATTGGAGGGCACGACTATGGTCCTCATTTTGAAGATGACAAGAACACAGATTGGGATTATTTGAATCCACAAATTTTTAGTAATTATGAAGATTATAAGCGAGCAGTCAAAGATACCATTTATGTTCATGGTCAATTTAATTTGATTTTTGTCCAAACTCCTTTTTCTGAAGGGCTAATGGAAACTTTGGAAGTCGCAAGTCAACCCTATACGACCTATGTAGATAGTCAGTTTTGGGATGATCAATTTGAAGCACATCCTCTTGTCACACAACGTATTATACGTCCACTTGAATACAAAGATTTAAATGATTTATATGAAAAGTTAAAATCGGTGACGTTCTCAGGACAATATGGAGATAAATTGTCGCCTAAATTTTGTATGGTCAACCCGTCCTTTCAAGGCACAGCTGACTATGTCGGGAATAAAGCTTTAGTGCTTTCAGGGGACTTTGGAGAGGAGATGACGCCGATTTTGTCTTGGCAAAAGCATCTCTTCTATGATGAAGGTAAAGTGATTCAAGTTTGGCCAGAGTTCACGTTGTCAGGAAATGTTGAGGTTGAATTTGTGTTTCGTCTTATTTCCTCAGGGACGGCAGAGAATATTGTCGAAGAGTTTGTTTCATCTCATCATGATTTAGCGACACCTTTAGAAATTCCGAGACGTACCCACGATGCTTATATTGTATTGAGTGCACGTGCGAAAGGGCAAGGGACGTTTGAAATGGGAGCCATGCATAAACGCTGGTCACGTTTAGAGATGGGACAGTTTATTTTAGGTGGCCAACGCTATGCCGATGCGAATAGAGATGAATTCATTCATTATTTCAATCCTGGGGACATGAAACCACCGCTCAACGTTTATTTTAGTGGTTATCGTTCTGCGGAAGGATTTGAAGGCTATTTTATGATGAATCGTTTTAAAGCACCGTTTATACTCATCGGTGATCCTCGAATTGAAGGTGGGGCCTTCTATTTAGGCTCTGAAGAATATGAATCGGCGATAAAGCAAGTGATTCAAGACGGACTCGATCGCCTTGGGTTTGCGCCAGATGAGTTGATTTTATCAGGATTGTCGATGGGGTCATTTGGTGCATTGTATTACGGCACACAACTGAATCCGGCAGGGATTGTCGTGGGTAAACCATTAATCAATATAGGGACGGTGGCGGAGAATATGCCCCTGCTTCGTCCGGAAGATTTTGGGACTGCACTCGACGTCCTTTTGAAAAATGAATCCGGTCTTAAGCAAGAGGATATCGACCGGCTCAATCAAAAATTTTGGCAAAAGATCGAGGCGGCTGACTTTTCAAACACGACCTTTGCGATTTCATATATGCAACATGATGATTATGATATGCATGCCTTTGACATGTTGCTTCCTATTTTGACGCGACAACATGCACGTGTGATGAGTCGAGGCGTACCGGGAAGACATAACGATGATTCACCGACAATTACAAGTTGGTTCGTCAATTTTTACAACATCATTTTGGAAAGTCGATTTGGGAGAGTGACACAACGTGCAAAATAA
- the asp3 gene encoding accessory Sec system protein Asp3, whose amino-acid sequence MQNNSDTIRWTQITPSTFMYGSQLQFKEDETIFKNALMPSGIVIHEWQMMTQYTADKMIPTLPILKRGQTYHFLFDYEVEPADHIYFKLIFKRRNGTEAGTQIIKGHEADVVYPKDAFSYVLQMINAAAQDIRFRTIKIVPHEGDALHQQLSISEVVNEDQTLPVRNIIFVEAQELSYDAIRNMKNVIGIEHWQQVEEETVFERLSPLVEEFSHLHFIGYHEASNEMAYHMAEKFGGTAFMTHHHAQTKPSFPSRRGTERVVYMDEEKDAMQSLGIVENLLNPSRFLKYININQLNGGRHDEI is encoded by the coding sequence GTGCAAAATAACAGTGATACGATTCGTTGGACACAAATTACGCCATCGACGTTTATGTATGGCTCACAATTACAATTTAAAGAAGATGAAACCATTTTTAAAAATGCGCTTATGCCTTCAGGAATCGTGATTCATGAATGGCAGATGATGACCCAATATACCGCAGATAAAATGATTCCGACATTACCTATTTTAAAGAGAGGACAGACGTATCATTTTTTGTTTGACTATGAGGTTGAACCAGCGGACCATATTTATTTCAAACTCATTTTTAAACGACGTAACGGGACAGAAGCGGGTACTCAAATTATAAAGGGACACGAAGCAGACGTTGTTTATCCGAAAGACGCTTTTTCATATGTATTACAGATGATTAATGCGGCAGCACAGGACATTCGGTTTCGGACGATTAAGATTGTCCCACATGAAGGAGATGCGCTTCATCAACAATTGTCGATTTCAGAGGTTGTCAACGAAGATCAGACATTGCCGGTACGCAATATCATTTTTGTAGAAGCACAGGAATTGTCTTATGATGCGATTCGAAATATGAAAAATGTGATTGGGATTGAACATTGGCAACAAGTAGAGGAAGAGACAGTGTTTGAAAGACTGAGCCCCCTTGTTGAGGAGTTCTCACACTTACATTTTATCGGTTATCACGAAGCGTCCAATGAAATGGCCTATCACATGGCAGAAAAATTTGGAGGCACTGCCTTTATGACGCATCACCATGCACAAACTAAGCCAAGCTTCCCATCTCGACGGGGCACGGAGAGGGTAGTGTATATGGATGAAGAAAAGGATGCGATGCAATCTCTGGGCATTGTTGAAAATTTGTTAAATCCAAGTCGTTTTTTAAAGTATATCAATATCAATCAGCTGAATGGAGGGCGTCACGATGAAATTTAA
- the secA2 gene encoding accessory Sec system translocase SecA2: MKFNMTHTINQMRLKRLRKILHQVNSYSDAYAQLEDVALQAKTAEFQKAIQAGTSLSQLLPEAYAVIREASRRVLGMYPKDVQVLGAIVLHEGNIAEMQTGEGKTLTATMPLYLNALTGKGAYLITTNDYLARRDYEEMKPLFEWLGLTIALGFVDIPDYEYMPGEKQKIYSHDIIYTTNGRLGFDYLIDNLADGQEGKFLPDLNFGIIDEADSIILDSAQTPLVISGAPRVQSNLFHIVKAFVETLKKDVHFKMEKTKKEIWLTPEGIDAANAYFGIESIYEEGYFDLARNINLAIRARHLFDANLDYFVYNGEVVLIDRITGRMLPGTKLQSGLHQAIEAKENVELSLDMSVMATITFQNLFRQFNDFSGMSATSKLGEKEFFDLYSKVVVQIPTDRPIARHDEEDRVFKNAEDKNKAILERVQALYESQRPVLLITRTAEVAEYFSMALFELNIPNNLLIAQNVAKEAQMIAEAGQLSAVTVATSMAGRGTDIKLAEGVQELGGLAVIISEHMENSRVDRQLRGRAGRQGDPGSSQIYISLEDYLVKRWGKGHMLNNDKLNQVDSDALQQSRMFQKRVQKTVARAQRVSEEHGVLQREMANEYEKSISIQRELIYQERDRVLALWDIGRLNLTQLAEEVFRRDYRQKALNSREKLIDYIYQRVSFQFADDLSDLSLHNEKEVVTFLTKLFESTLQAQEQALNDNYLYTRFVQKAILKAIDSHWIQQVDHLQQLKSSVQNRQNGQRNAIFEYHKVALESFETMSTEIKGHIIHNLCQSVTTFDKEGKLVVHFPN; this comes from the coding sequence ATGAAATTTAATATGACTCATACGATCAACCAAATGCGTCTTAAACGCCTTCGAAAAATCTTGCATCAAGTCAATAGCTATAGTGACGCGTATGCACAACTTGAAGACGTCGCACTCCAAGCAAAAACGGCTGAATTTCAAAAAGCCATTCAGGCAGGGACCTCTTTATCTCAACTGTTACCTGAGGCCTATGCGGTGATACGAGAAGCCAGTCGACGTGTACTTGGGATGTATCCCAAAGATGTCCAAGTGTTAGGGGCCATTGTGTTACATGAAGGTAATATTGCGGAAATGCAGACAGGAGAAGGCAAAACGTTAACAGCGACGATGCCACTTTATCTCAATGCGCTCACTGGAAAAGGGGCCTATTTGATTACGACGAATGATTATTTGGCACGTAGGGACTATGAAGAGATGAAACCGTTGTTTGAATGGCTCGGACTTACGATTGCCCTCGGTTTTGTAGATATTCCGGATTATGAATACATGCCAGGGGAAAAACAAAAAATTTATAGTCATGACATCATTTATACGACAAATGGTCGTTTAGGGTTTGATTATTTAATCGACAATTTGGCAGATGGTCAAGAAGGAAAATTCTTGCCCGATTTAAATTTTGGGATTATCGATGAAGCGGATTCCATTATTTTAGATTCTGCGCAAACCCCACTCGTTATTTCAGGGGCACCTCGGGTACAATCCAATTTGTTTCATATCGTGAAAGCCTTTGTAGAAACGTTAAAAAAAGACGTCCATTTCAAAATGGAAAAAACTAAAAAAGAAATTTGGCTTACGCCAGAGGGAATTGATGCGGCAAATGCCTACTTTGGTATCGAAAGCATTTATGAAGAAGGCTATTTTGACTTGGCACGTAACATTAATTTAGCGATACGTGCACGCCACTTGTTTGATGCCAATTTAGATTATTTTGTCTATAACGGGGAGGTCGTCCTCATCGACCGTATTACTGGACGTATGCTACCCGGAACAAAATTACAATCGGGTCTACATCAAGCGATTGAAGCAAAGGAAAATGTCGAATTGTCACTGGATATGAGTGTGATGGCCACGATTACGTTTCAAAATTTATTCCGTCAATTCAACGATTTTTCAGGAATGAGTGCCACAAGTAAGCTAGGTGAAAAAGAGTTTTTCGATTTGTATTCGAAAGTTGTCGTACAAATTCCGACAGATCGACCGATTGCACGTCACGATGAGGAAGACCGTGTGTTTAAAAATGCAGAAGACAAAAATAAAGCCATTTTAGAACGTGTTCAAGCGTTATATGAATCGCAACGCCCTGTCCTTTTAATCACCCGTACGGCAGAAGTGGCTGAATATTTTTCGATGGCGCTATTTGAGTTGAATATCCCTAATAACTTATTAATTGCGCAAAATGTAGCGAAAGAAGCGCAAATGATTGCCGAAGCCGGACAACTCAGTGCGGTGACAGTTGCAACGAGTATGGCAGGTCGTGGAACCGACATTAAACTAGCAGAGGGTGTCCAAGAACTTGGTGGGCTTGCGGTCATTATTAGTGAACATATGGAAAATAGTCGTGTGGACCGCCAATTGCGCGGGCGTGCAGGAAGACAAGGGGATCCGGGATCTTCTCAAATTTATATTTCACTCGAAGACTATCTCGTTAAACGATGGGGTAAAGGCCATATGTTAAATAATGACAAGCTGAATCAAGTAGACAGTGACGCGCTCCAACAAAGCCGTATGTTTCAAAAGCGCGTTCAAAAAACAGTGGCGCGTGCACAACGGGTCTCCGAAGAACATGGGGTGCTTCAACGTGAAATGGCCAACGAATATGAGAAAAGTATCAGTATTCAACGGGAATTGATTTATCAAGAACGCGATCGTGTGTTAGCACTCTGGGATATCGGACGCTTGAATTTAACACAACTTGCGGAAGAAGTATTTCGACGCGATTATCGTCAAAAAGCCCTCAACAGCCGAGAAAAATTAATCGACTATATTTATCAGCGCGTGAGTTTTCAATTTGCGGATGACTTAAGTGACCTCTCATTACACAATGAAAAAGAAGTCGTCACTTTTTTAACCAAACTATTTGAATCAACGTTACAGGCACAAGAACAAGCATTAAATGATAATTATCTTTACACACGCTTTGTACAAAAAGCGATATTAAAAGCCATAGATAGTCATTGGATTCAACAAGTCGACCATTTACAACAACTCAAAAGCAGTGTTCAAAATCGACAAAATGGCCAACGAAATGCCATTTTCGAATACCATAAAGTCGCTTTAGAATCTTTTGAAACAATGAGTACGGAAATTAAAGGGCATATCATTCATAATCTTTGCCAAAGTGTCACGACTTTTGACAAAGAAGGGAAGCTCGTCGTACATTTTCCAAATTAA
- the gtfA gene encoding accessory Sec system glycosyltransferase GtfA has product MTIYNINFGIGWASSGVEYAQSYRAKLLRGLDVPLKFVFLDFMSSENIQTLTENIGFQDDEVLWLYQYFTDIPIAPTSYTLQNIKDEVYEPIVREETDGKVHRLFLNEGTTFITCYLKEAGEPFVDRAEFVIDGKLVRKDYYSYVRIFSEYYAPKDNVAKLYMRQFYNEDGSIVYNEYIDGQTHVYRFKHKILYSRQAFIAYFMEQLHLTSNDIVILDRASEIGQALIQHKGDSKMGVVVHAEHFSEHATDDQHVLWNNFYEYQFMQADEIDFYITATQLQNDILTQQFHKYFQKTPRIFTIPVGSIHALKQPKTRRPYSMISASRLANEKHIDWLVRAAIIAKEEVPELQFDIYGEGGVKGQLEQLIKEHHAENYIHLKGHVHLEEVYQDYELFVSASTSEGFGLTLLEAVGSGLGMIGFDVNYGNPTFIRDGENGYLIPVNAKEEASDDIVKRYAAHIVRYFNEGPDDPHTKSYHIARPFLTPRIQEKWKAFIEEVSHD; this is encoded by the coding sequence GTGACAATTTACAATATCAATTTTGGCATTGGATGGGCAAGTAGCGGTGTGGAATACGCACAAAGTTATCGCGCAAAGCTATTAAGAGGGCTAGATGTGCCCCTCAAATTTGTGTTTCTTGATTTTATGAGTTCTGAAAATATCCAAACATTAACTGAAAATATAGGTTTCCAAGATGACGAGGTCCTTTGGCTCTATCAATATTTCACGGATATTCCAATAGCGCCGACAAGTTATACCCTCCAAAATATCAAAGATGAAGTCTATGAGCCTATCGTTCGCGAAGAAACGGACGGTAAAGTACATCGACTATTTTTAAATGAGGGCACAACGTTTATTACCTGTTACTTAAAAGAAGCGGGCGAACCCTTTGTGGATCGGGCAGAGTTTGTGATCGACGGTAAATTGGTGCGCAAAGATTATTACAGTTATGTGCGCATTTTCTCTGAATATTATGCCCCTAAAGACAATGTTGCTAAACTCTATATGCGACAGTTTTATAATGAAGATGGGTCCATTGTTTATAATGAATATATTGACGGCCAAACGCATGTGTATCGTTTTAAACATAAAATATTGTACAGTCGTCAAGCGTTTATTGCGTATTTTATGGAACAACTCCATTTAACTTCAAACGATATTGTCATTTTAGACCGTGCCAGTGAAATAGGCCAAGCACTCATTCAACATAAAGGTGACAGTAAAATGGGTGTCGTTGTGCATGCTGAACATTTTAGTGAACATGCGACAGATGACCAACACGTGTTGTGGAATAACTTTTATGAATATCAGTTTATGCAAGCAGATGAAATTGATTTTTATATTACAGCGACGCAGTTACAAAACGATATTTTGACGCAGCAATTTCATAAGTATTTTCAAAAAACACCGCGCATTTTTACCATTCCGGTAGGCAGTATTCATGCGTTGAAACAACCGAAAACAAGACGTCCGTATTCGATGATTAGTGCATCTCGTCTCGCAAATGAAAAACATATTGATTGGTTGGTACGCGCGGCCATTATTGCGAAAGAAGAAGTGCCCGAACTTCAGTTTGATATTTACGGAGAAGGCGGCGTTAAAGGACAACTTGAACAACTCATCAAAGAGCATCACGCCGAAAACTATATTCATCTTAAAGGGCACGTCCATTTAGAGGAAGTCTATCAAGACTATGAATTGTTCGTTTCGGCCTCAACAAGTGAAGGTTTCGGTTTGACGTTATTAGAAGCAGTCGGTTCAGGTCTAGGCATGATTGGGTTTGATGTGAATTATGGCAATCCGACATTTATCCGTGACGGTGAAAATGGTTATCTCATTCCGGTTAATGCGAAAGAAGAGGCCTCAGACGACATCGTAAAACGCTATGCGGCACATATTGTCCGTTATTTCAATGAAGGGCCGGATGACCCGCATACTAAGTCCTATCATATTGCGCGTCCATTTTTAACACCACGGATTCAAGAAAAATGGAAAGCATTTATAGAAGAGGTGTCCCATGATTAA
- the gtfB gene encoding accessory Sec system glycosylation chaperone GtfB: protein MINLFERFDLNARTLYDTLRLSKQATTTLVIEDDGFLPEDIVTPYRFFADMEIAPHAKPLYFNEVPIPRFWEIEGNNEVAWVKDMGMTRAKINYRQDQKPRVVSHVDWYDAHGRLQFVDHYTEQGVHFAQSVYDLEGTLILRKYLDQQGKEVIYENFVVRSIILNWKGKTYHFQHKVSFILFFIKALNLTDHRFIINSLGLPYAVLYNLETPGHDLLFWQEQSGGNVPGNMQLMLQGKSTRQFDVVVPDANEYQALTASMTEPERQHVHQAGYLYDYQKKNGYTMNILIMTNSDQIHHLPSIIEACPFAMFHIGAVTEMSSNLTVLDQYSNVKLFPAIEIETVNKLYQLCDVYLDINEGGEIINAIRRAFYHQLLILAYEEIAHNRTVTAPENCFTKADGAQALKEALKDIQQKKRFFKVRETYQQQHVNQTDIKSFNALMSQLTV, encoded by the coding sequence ATGATTAATTTATTTGAACGGTTTGATTTAAATGCACGTACACTTTACGATACGCTACGGCTTTCGAAACAAGCCACAACGACATTGGTTATTGAAGATGACGGATTTTTACCGGAAGATATCGTGACACCGTATCGCTTTTTTGCCGATATGGAGATTGCGCCTCATGCGAAACCTTTATATTTCAACGAAGTGCCTATCCCGCGTTTTTGGGAAATTGAAGGGAATAATGAGGTCGCTTGGGTGAAAGATATGGGCATGACCCGTGCCAAAATCAACTATCGACAAGATCAAAAACCTCGCGTCGTCAGTCATGTCGACTGGTATGATGCACACGGGCGTTTACAATTTGTCGACCATTATACAGAACAAGGTGTTCATTTTGCGCAATCCGTTTATGACTTAGAAGGCACATTGATTTTACGTAAATATTTGGATCAACAAGGCAAAGAAGTCATTTACGAAAATTTTGTCGTGCGTTCGATTATTTTAAATTGGAAAGGGAAAACATATCATTTTCAACATAAAGTGAGCTTTATTTTATTCTTTATTAAAGCACTCAACTTAACAGATCATCGCTTCATCATCAATTCACTCGGGCTTCCTTATGCGGTGTTATACAATCTAGAAACACCTGGCCATGATTTACTATTTTGGCAAGAACAAAGTGGAGGCAATGTCCCGGGAAATATGCAACTGATGCTTCAAGGCAAAAGTACGCGTCAATTTGATGTAGTTGTCCCTGATGCGAACGAATATCAAGCACTCACTGCCTCTATGACGGAGCCAGAGCGTCAACATGTACATCAAGCAGGCTACTTGTATGACTATCAAAAAAAGAATGGCTATACGATGAATATTTTGATCATGACCAACTCAGATCAAATCCATCATCTGCCCTCTATCATCGAGGCGTGCCCATTTGCGATGTTTCATATCGGCGCTGTTACAGAGATGTCGAGCAATTTAACGGTGTTAGATCAGTATTCGAACGTTAAGTTGTTTCCCGCGATTGAAATCGAAACCGTCAACAAGTTATATCAACTGTGCGATGTCTATTTAGATATTAACGAAGGCGGCGAAATTATTAATGCCATCCGTCGCGCATTTTATCATCAACTATTAATTTTGGCATATGAGGAAATTGCGCATAATCGTACGGTGACAGCCCCAGAAAATTGTTTTACCAAAGCAGATGGAGCTCAAGCGTTAAAAGAAGCACTCAAAGATATCCAACAGAAAAAACGATTCTTCAAAGTACGCGAAACGTATCAGCAACAACATGTGAATCAAACAGATATCAAATCTTTTAATGCATTGATGTCCCAATTAACAGTATAA
- a CDS encoding PhzF family phenazine biosynthesis protein, which produces MKTVQVYQYDAFTLEPNKGNPAGVVLNGDALTTDEMQAIAYEAGFNETAFLIASSTADFQIRYFTPQTEVDLCGHATIATVVAAKSKQLIKEDVNHIQIETKAGVQDIALKLKAGHWEVTMGQNPAQFKSFQGEVSQLLTAIGIDCEDLDSKLPIVYGNTGVWTLMVPVKSLAVCQKMQPHNQAFADILTEEPSASVHPFCLETSKIGRDMHGRHFSSTFAGTVEDTVTGTAAGVMGAYYVTYIHPDQTTVYLNIEQGQEMNKDGTIGVAVKKVQGACHVAISGHAVEAHRYTIVL; this is translated from the coding sequence ATGAAAACAGTACAAGTGTATCAGTACGATGCGTTTACCCTTGAACCGAATAAAGGGAATCCGGCGGGGGTCGTTTTAAATGGGGATGCGTTGACTACTGATGAAATGCAAGCTATTGCTTATGAAGCGGGGTTCAATGAAACGGCTTTTCTTATCGCTTCATCTACCGCTGACTTTCAAATTCGCTACTTCACACCCCAAACCGAGGTAGATCTTTGTGGTCATGCCACGATTGCGACAGTCGTTGCCGCAAAGTCCAAACAACTGATTAAAGAGGATGTCAATCATATTCAAATTGAAACGAAAGCAGGCGTGCAAGACATCGCCCTCAAATTAAAGGCAGGGCACTGGGAAGTGACTATGGGTCAAAACCCAGCACAATTCAAATCCTTTCAAGGTGAGGTCTCTCAATTATTAACTGCGATTGGCATTGATTGTGAGGATCTTGATTCGAAACTTCCCATCGTTTACGGCAATACAGGGGTTTGGACGTTAATGGTCCCTGTGAAATCGCTCGCCGTATGTCAAAAAATGCAACCCCATAATCAAGCTTTTGCGGATATATTAACTGAAGAACCGAGTGCGTCCGTCCATCCGTTTTGTTTGGAAACCTCAAAAATCGGACGTGACATGCATGGACGTCATTTTTCATCGACTTTTGCGGGCACGGTTGAAGATACGGTCACTGGCACAGCAGCAGGGGTGATGGGTGCCTATTATGTGACGTATATTCATCCTGACCAAACGACGGTGTACTTAAATATTGAACAAGGGCAGGAAATGAATAAAGATGGCACCATTGGCGTTGCTGTGAAAAAAGTACAGGGCGCGTGTCACGTTGCCATTTCAGGACATGCCGTTGAAGCTCATCGTTACACAATCGTGTTATAA